A stretch of the Alnus glutinosa chromosome 6, dhAlnGlut1.1, whole genome shotgun sequence genome encodes the following:
- the LOC133871905 gene encoding probable alpha-amylase 2 yields MSYQSNGFYESNQQNDPDVVLRNGREIILQAFNWESHKHDWWRNLERKVPDIAKSGFTSAWLPPATHSFSSEGYLPQNLYSLNSSYGSEHLLKNLLQKMKQYKVRAMADIVINHRVGTSQGHGGMYNRYDGIPIAWDERAVTSCTGGLGNRSTGDNFHGVPNIDHSQEFVRKDIIAWLQWLRNSVGFQDFRFDFARGYSAKYVKEYIEGAKPIFSVGEYWDSCNYNGHGLDYNQDSHRQRMVNWIDGTGQLSTAFDFTTKGILQEAVKGQFWRLRDPQGKPPGVMGWWPSRAVTFIDNHDTGSTQAHWPFPSNHIMEGYAYILTHPGIPTVFYDHFYDWGDSIHDQIVKLLNIRKRQDIHSRSSIGILEAQPNLYSAIIGEKVCMKIGDGSWCPTGREWTLATCGHRYAVWQK; encoded by the exons ATGAGTTACCAGAGCAAT GGTTTTTATGAAAGTAATCAACAGAATGATCCTG ACGTGGTTCTACGCAATGGAAGAGAAATTATTTTGCAG GCTTTTAACTGGGAATCTCATAAACATGATTGGTGGAGAAATTTGGAAAGGAAAGTTCCTGATATTGCAAAATCTGGGTTTACTTCTGCATGGTTGCCACCAGCAACTCATTCCTTCTCATCTGAAG GCTACCTTCCACAGAACCTTTATTCCCTCAATTCTTCATATGGTTCTGAGCACCTGTTGAAAAATTTACTTCAAAAAATGAAGCAATACAAGGTTAGAGCAATGGCTGACATAGTAATCAATCATCGTGTTGGAACATCACAAGGGCATGGGGGAATGTATAACCGTTATGATGGAATTCCTATAGCATGGGATGAACGTGCTGTCACATCTTGTACTGGTGGATTG GGTAATCGAAGTACCGGGGACAACTTCCATGGGGTTCCAAATATTGATCATAGCCAAGAATTTGTTCGAAAAGATATTATTGCATGGCTCCAGTGGCTACGAAATAGTGTTGGCTTTCAGGATTTTCGTTTTGATTTTGCAAGAGG TTATTCAGCAAAATATGTGAAAGAATATATTGAAGGAGCTAAGCCAATATTTTCTGTTGGGGAGTACTGGGATTCTTGCAATTACAATGGTCATGGCTTGGACTATAACCAAG ATAGCCATAGACAGCGGATGGTCAATTGGATTGATGGCACAGGACAGCTTTCAACTGCATTTGACTTTACAACAAAGGGAATTCTTCAG GAAGCTGTTAAGGGACAATTCTGGCGTTTACGTGATCCTCAAGGGAAACCACCTGGTGTTATGGGATGGTGGCCTTCAAGAGCTGTCACATTCATAGATAACCATGATACAGGATCAACCCAG GCTCATTGGCCCTTCCCTTCAAATCACATTATGGAG GGCTATGCATATATACTCACGCATCCAGGAATACCAACCGTGTTTTATGACCACTTTTATGATTGGGGCGATTCCATTCATGACCAAATCGTGAAACTG CTCAACATTCGAAAGCGTCAGGACATTCACAGCCGATCATCTATTGGTATTCTGGAGGCACAGCCAAATCTCTACTCTGCAATCATTGGGGAGAAAGTGTGCATGAAGATTGGGGATGGATCATGGTGTCCAACGGGCAGAGAGTGGACACTAGCAACTTGTGGCCACAGATATGCAGTATGGCAGAAGTAA
- the LOC133872055 gene encoding rop guanine nucleotide exchange factor 1-like isoform X2 has protein sequence MGSVSSEDDFDQLSERFESYSLSADVSESESSSGFFSRRRYGHECVVSSLTSSPLAGNEVGENSDIPAPVPVMLPVVGGRHVVIPAKKTDNSETELSEIELMKERFAKLLLGEDMSGGGKGVCTALAISNAITNLSATVFGELWKLEPLAPQKKSMWCREMEWLLCVSDFIVELIPSVQEFPGGGTFEVMVTRPRADLYVNLPALKKLDAMLLGILDGFHDSEFYYVDRGIIVSGADDTEANHLSASPLRPSVRQEEKWWLPFPKVPPNGLSQDVRKKLLHSRECTNQILKAAMAINSSVLAEMEIPIAYLESLPKSGKACLGEILYRCVTAEQFSPESLLDFLDFSSEYTTLDIANRIEAAVHIWRPKYLKTHSVHAKAGKSSWGGKVKGFVGDREKSKYLASRAESLLQNLRLRFSGLPQTALDMSKIQYNKDVGQSILESYSRVMESLAFNIMARIDDLLYVDDAAKQRAAAAAKATPLYDQERLGCVLPKQQRISRSPFSVQRSYCASPFTTPACHCSQIDASPGGRTHHAVKNLRTVK, from the exons ATGGGGAGCGTTTCGTCCGAAGACGATTTCGACCAATTGAGCGAGCGGTTCGAGAGCTACAGTCTGAGCGCGGACGTTAGCGAGTCGGAGAGTTCCAGTGGTTTTTTTTCGCGTCGGCGATATGGTCACGAGTGCGTGGTTAGTTCTCTGACGTCTTCGCCGCTCGCCGGAAACGAGGTGGGCGAGAATTCCGATATCCCGGCGCCTGTGCCGGTGATGTTGCCGGTGGTCGGTGGTAGGCACGTGGTGATTCCTGCGAAGAAGACGGATAATTCGGAGACGGAGTTATCCG AAATTGAGTTGATGAAGGAGCGGTTTGCTAAGCTTCTGCTTGGAGAAGATATGTCAGGGGGAGGGAAGGGAGTTTGTACTGCTCTTGCTATCTCCAATGCCATCACAAACCTTTCAG CTACTGTGTTTGGGGAGCTGTGGAAGCTAGAGCCATTGGCTCCACAGAAGAAATCGATGTGGTGTCGAGAAATGGAATGGCTTTTATGTGTGAGTGACTTCATTGTAGAGCTCATTCCATCTGTGCAAGAATTCCCAGGTGGGGGGACCTTTGAGGTTATGGTGACACGGCCTCGCGCAGATCTCTATGTGAACCTCCCAGCACTCAAAAAACTAGATGCAATGCTACTTGGCATTCTTGATGGTTTTCACGATTCTGAGTTTTATTATGTTGATCGTGGGATAATTGTTTCTGGCGCTGATGACACAGAAGCTAATCATTTATCTGCATCCCCTTTAAGACCTTCAGTTAGGCAGGAAGAGAAATGGTGGCTCCCCTTCCCTAAGGTCCCACCAAACGGTTTGTCTCAAGATGTAAGGAAAAAATTACTGCACTCCAGGGAATGCACGAATCAGATCCTTAAGGCTGCCATGGCAATTAATAGCAGTGTGCTGGCTGAGATGGAAATCCCAATTGCTTACTTGGAGAGCTTGCCCAAG AGTGGAAAAGCTTGTTTAGGCGAAATCTTATATCGTTGCGTTACTGCCGAGCAATTCTCTCCTGAGTCCCTTCTTGATTTCTTAGACTTTTCATCAGAGTACACCACTCTGGATATAGCAAACAGGATTGAGGCTGCTGTGCACATTTGGAGGCCGAAGTATCTGAAAACACATTCAGTTCATGCAAAGGCTGGGAAGTCATCATGGGGTGGCAAGGTTAAGGGCTTTGTAGGTGACAGAGAAAAGAGCAAGTATCTAGCAAGTCGAGCTGAGTCCCTTTTGCAGAATTTAAGGCTACGGTTCTCTGGCCTCCCACAGACTGCTTTGGACATGAGCAAGATCCAGTATAACAAG GATGTTGGGCAGTCAATCCTTGAGAGCTATTCTAGAGTGATGGAAAGCTTAGCCTTCAATATAATGGCAAGAATTGATGATCTCCTATATGTAGACGATGCCGCGAAGCAACGTGCGGCAGCAGCAGCAAAGGCAACTCCTCTTTATGACCAGGAAAGGTTAGGTTGTGTTCTTCCCAAACAGCAGCGGATCTCACGTAGCCCCTTCTCAGTTCAACGCTCATATTGTGCTTCTCCATTCACAACGCCGGCATGCCATTGTAGTCAGATAGATGCAAGCCCTGGTGGAAGGACACATCATGCCGTGAAGAATTTAAG AACTGTGAAATAA
- the LOC133872055 gene encoding rop guanine nucleotide exchange factor 1-like isoform X1: MGSVSSEDDFDQLSERFESYSLSADVSESESSSGFFSRRRYGHECVVSSLTSSPLAGNEVGENSDIPAPVPVMLPVVGGRHVVIPAKKTDNSETELSEIELMKERFAKLLLGEDMSGGGKGVCTALAISNAITNLSATVFGELWKLEPLAPQKKSMWCREMEWLLCVSDFIVELIPSVQEFPGGGTFEVMVTRPRADLYVNLPALKKLDAMLLGILDGFHDSEFYYVDRGIIVSGADDTEANHLSASPLRPSVRQEEKWWLPFPKVPPNGLSQDVRKKLLHSRECTNQILKAAMAINSSVLAEMEIPIAYLESLPKSGKACLGEILYRCVTAEQFSPESLLDFLDFSSEYTTLDIANRIEAAVHIWRPKYLKTHSVHAKAGKSSWGGKVKGFVGDREKSKYLASRAESLLQNLRLRFSGLPQTALDMSKIQYNKDVGQSILESYSRVMESLAFNIMARIDDLLYVDDAAKQRAAAAAKATPLYDQERLGCVLPKQQRISRSPFSVQRSYCASPFTTPACHCSQIDASPGGRTHHAVKNLRYTLERLEKLTFQ, encoded by the exons ATGGGGAGCGTTTCGTCCGAAGACGATTTCGACCAATTGAGCGAGCGGTTCGAGAGCTACAGTCTGAGCGCGGACGTTAGCGAGTCGGAGAGTTCCAGTGGTTTTTTTTCGCGTCGGCGATATGGTCACGAGTGCGTGGTTAGTTCTCTGACGTCTTCGCCGCTCGCCGGAAACGAGGTGGGCGAGAATTCCGATATCCCGGCGCCTGTGCCGGTGATGTTGCCGGTGGTCGGTGGTAGGCACGTGGTGATTCCTGCGAAGAAGACGGATAATTCGGAGACGGAGTTATCCG AAATTGAGTTGATGAAGGAGCGGTTTGCTAAGCTTCTGCTTGGAGAAGATATGTCAGGGGGAGGGAAGGGAGTTTGTACTGCTCTTGCTATCTCCAATGCCATCACAAACCTTTCAG CTACTGTGTTTGGGGAGCTGTGGAAGCTAGAGCCATTGGCTCCACAGAAGAAATCGATGTGGTGTCGAGAAATGGAATGGCTTTTATGTGTGAGTGACTTCATTGTAGAGCTCATTCCATCTGTGCAAGAATTCCCAGGTGGGGGGACCTTTGAGGTTATGGTGACACGGCCTCGCGCAGATCTCTATGTGAACCTCCCAGCACTCAAAAAACTAGATGCAATGCTACTTGGCATTCTTGATGGTTTTCACGATTCTGAGTTTTATTATGTTGATCGTGGGATAATTGTTTCTGGCGCTGATGACACAGAAGCTAATCATTTATCTGCATCCCCTTTAAGACCTTCAGTTAGGCAGGAAGAGAAATGGTGGCTCCCCTTCCCTAAGGTCCCACCAAACGGTTTGTCTCAAGATGTAAGGAAAAAATTACTGCACTCCAGGGAATGCACGAATCAGATCCTTAAGGCTGCCATGGCAATTAATAGCAGTGTGCTGGCTGAGATGGAAATCCCAATTGCTTACTTGGAGAGCTTGCCCAAG AGTGGAAAAGCTTGTTTAGGCGAAATCTTATATCGTTGCGTTACTGCCGAGCAATTCTCTCCTGAGTCCCTTCTTGATTTCTTAGACTTTTCATCAGAGTACACCACTCTGGATATAGCAAACAGGATTGAGGCTGCTGTGCACATTTGGAGGCCGAAGTATCTGAAAACACATTCAGTTCATGCAAAGGCTGGGAAGTCATCATGGGGTGGCAAGGTTAAGGGCTTTGTAGGTGACAGAGAAAAGAGCAAGTATCTAGCAAGTCGAGCTGAGTCCCTTTTGCAGAATTTAAGGCTACGGTTCTCTGGCCTCCCACAGACTGCTTTGGACATGAGCAAGATCCAGTATAACAAG GATGTTGGGCAGTCAATCCTTGAGAGCTATTCTAGAGTGATGGAAAGCTTAGCCTTCAATATAATGGCAAGAATTGATGATCTCCTATATGTAGACGATGCCGCGAAGCAACGTGCGGCAGCAGCAGCAAAGGCAACTCCTCTTTATGACCAGGAAAGGTTAGGTTGTGTTCTTCCCAAACAGCAGCGGATCTCACGTAGCCCCTTCTCAGTTCAACGCTCATATTGTGCTTCTCCATTCACAACGCCGGCATGCCATTGTAGTCAGATAGATGCAAGCCCTGGTGGAAGGACACATCATGCCGTGAAGAATTTAAGGTACACACTAGAGAGGTTAGAAAAATTAACTTTTCAATGA